A segment of the Nasonia vitripennis strain AsymCx chromosome 2, Nvit_psr_1.1, whole genome shotgun sequence genome:
CTTATTCACTTTTTACAGGCACAATAGTTCTTACACTTTCtcatttttttgttgttgctgttttaaatatattaatgcTGAAGgaacttaatattttataaagcaaATATTTAAAGCTCAAAGTAGTTACAAATAAAGTACATAGGTAGTACCATCTTAAAttctgtaataaaaaaattaaaaaaaaaatcttataagCGATAATAGATAATGCGCATACGTAATAATGTCTTATACTCATTTTAAtaacattattaaataagCCCTaaaacaacaatttttttcaaatttaaaatatttatataagattataatctaataatgcTTATGTTATGTAAAGCTGACGATGATTTCTaaagaatgattttttttgtagTATTCTCGGTAATTAACATACGcatagatttttttaaattttatctaACAATATAAATCTCGTTAAGAATGTtgagttatatatatataatacttcTACATATGGAACTAAAAAACGATTTCGTTGAGAGATGACGATGAGGTACGAATTTTTTTGCAACATACCCGAGAATACTTAACGCGATCACAATTTCTTGAAGTTGAGTTAGAAATCATCTCAAAAAGGTGCGTTCGTCTTGATTCGTTTAGAAGATAAAAAATTCCTATCACAACAATAAGTACAGGAACTATAATACCCATTATTTTGCCTCCTGAAACCAATGGAATATATAAACGTCGGCATTttggatttattatttattataatacgaTTGTACCTTACCGCTTAATGAAGCTGCTTCATTTGGAGCTATGCTATTTTTGGTATCAGTATCTTtagaaattgaattttcaggAACGGACAGAAAACGACATATTTGCGGTCTATCCCATTCGAATTCCAAATAACATGAACTCTCCTAAACATTGAAATTAAACGTACATCATACACATGTCCCGCATcgataattgtaaaaattttaaaattgttatgaATGTTTAATTACCTTTAACAGAACTGGTGGACTCAAAATATTCTTGTTTCTACAATTTATACTTAAAACGGATTGAGCAAGCGATCCATCACTACATTTACTTCCTCCCGTAAAATGTAGTCGAATGATATCAGATGATTCAGCATAATCATAAAGGACACTTACACTGGTACCATAGTTGACCTTATCATCGCAAATAAACCCGCCATTACATTCTTTCTTATTTCCACAAAGGGAAATTTTATACACGGTATTATCTTTACCCGTGACCTGTAACTTATATTACattagtttttaataaactgtTGCTTTTGAGAGTAAACAAAATACATTGcataatatacatacataacTTATTAAGCCCTTGTTTTGggataataatgataaattacGGAAATCTCCAAGTGTATTATTGATTGAACAATTGTCGTTAAAATATCCATCTACTTTCCCACACACTAAACTTGTTTTCCATTCAAAAAAATACGTACAGTTATGGTAGGATAGGAATCGTGGTTGCGTCTGCAATAAAATAGATACAGTTTATATAGACTATTTTTCAAGTAATATTTGGTTTACTTCTTTGAATCAATATTTACCATTTGGCTGTTGATATCACACAAGAACGAAATACTGGATTCAATTCTTCGTCTTTTATCATCTTCGCAAGCCGACCCATTATGGTAGACTATAACGGCACTTTGATCACTAGAAGTGTTCGGGGCGGAATCAAAACTTCCTAAAttctatttgtaaaatacaagttCTATAAGCGATACACGAATTTTAGACATACGTtctcttaaaataaaataaatattaacttaCAGTTGTACTTATTACTTTTCCATTATTAATCCTAAGTTTACAAATACTGGCTTTTTCATCTGTGCAAACACTAAATTTGTCATACTTGACAAGTGGTTGACACAAATTTATATGATATTCTGTGTCATCagatttaatcacataattgGAAAGCTGTAACATTAATGGACTAAGATTGACTTGATTGTTATATGTTGAACAAGTCTTCTGCAAAAAATGTATTGTTAAATTACGAAAGCGTAATTTAAAGGAGAAtcgttttaaatttatattatgcTATACCTGTATTTTGCATGCCAGTGGAGTACTATACTTAATTAGATCATAACACAAATCTATTACATCGATTTCATAGTCATCTGGACCACAATAAAATTCAATCACTGTATACTTTTGCTGTTTACCAAAACATACATCTCCATTCGTGTAATTCAAGTATGGTCCACTCTCTTTCCAcatcaaatttgaatttccaaTTCCACCTGATGTACTTTTATGACGTTTACATGCTCctaaaaaatcataacaataTTCATAAATGTTTCGTACTTTGgttaaaaagaagaaaaaacattaatagaattaaatttatttacctGTTTGTTTTTTGCAAGTAGTGTTTGTTATTGCATTACAAATAGTAAATTTGTAAAACTCATTTGTTCCAAATGGTTTCACACTTAATTCTTTATTCATTAATGCTGTGAAATTGTAAGTTTGGCCTGTTATTGGATTTTTCACTGCACACACATCAGAATTTGCTTTTTCTAAACTCTTGGCATGTAAGGCTTGTTCACTGCAAGCAGCTGCTGTTGTCCAGTTAAAACGGTAGTGACACAGTTCCATACCTCCTACATAGTCTGGTAATGTTCCCTATTTTTCAAATGAAGATCaaatgaataaatttaaaacaaatctCGTTTTTTAAGCGATTTAAAATCCTCAAAACCATATTTACAATTGCATCCAAATCACAAATAAATGTTATTGTTGCTTCCAATTTTGAAGATGCATTTTCTACAGCAGATGAACATAGTGCACCATCCGTATATTTTAATGACAAAGTGCCATCTACattgtattttaaattttcattaggTTCACCTAAAGGTGAGCTTTAAcgattgaaaatatataaaaattaatggtATTCTTTTTCCATAATTTTGTAGAATACATGATGGTTATAAGTGATTACCTTTTAGCAGTTTCTAAATCAATTAGACAAGCTGCATTATTGGATTTGCATGTATTTGGTCCATAAATAACAGAGTGGCATATATTTAGAAgtactttttttgtataattggCAAAATAGACTTCATAATTTCCggaaatttttgttaattcaCTGAGATCATAATGATCAGAATTATGATTAACAGTGCAGCTTATTTTTTTCGGTTCAGTGCAAGCAGCTGAAGTCCTCCAATCCAATTTGAAATCACATTCATTGTATCCCTTAATAACAAATTGCATtagtagtaataaatttaatatcaGATAAAGATTCAACAGatcaaacaaatttatttaatcaactttttcaatttaattaaataaataaatatcttacAGCCGCATATAGCTCCATGCCTTCATTGGCATCTGTAACTCCCAAATCACACTTCATCCGGATCTCTACCGTGTAATTATGCTGATTATCACATTTATCACCagtatatttgaaaataatttcacCAAACTCGCGAACAACTTCAGGTGGATTTTTTCCTACAACAATCATTTTAtatcaagattataattagTCGTATAGGTGATATTTATTTCATGTATTACTTGTTACTTGAAAAATAGCATACCTATGCCTATTTCTTGTCCGGTTTTATTAAGACAAATGGAGTAGCCATCTTGACCAttgcaattagtttttaacATGCCACAAGGTTGCAATCTCAAAATAGCATCAACATCATGCTGAATGCTATAATCCTTATTAGAATTTGACAGCCCCgtgaaattaaataaatgtgaaaattcCGGTTCCCTAACTAAGCAGTAGTTTTCTCTGATAAATTTCTGTGATGGAACAGGAAACAGTGCACACCTTAGTCGTTTTTCCCCTTGTTTAGTGATATCATGAAAGAATATGATAAAGTGTACCTTACCtctcttttaattttactcgTTATGACTCGAGCCGCCAGAAAATTCGGCTGCAAAGCGgctaataaaatgaaaatgaagaaacgCATCTTTGAAGTAACGCATACAAGAATTTCTACATCAAAATTCAGCAAGAATAGTCTCCTCTGCAACAGTAAAAAGGCACAAAGGTAGGTATGACGTTATCGCTCTTTCGCCGGTAAAAATAATCATGCAACTCCAGCATGGCGTTGCGCCTTTGTTTTGTCTACTTCAACTACTTATGCTTTACCTCGCGCTAGTTTTATCCTTTCTTGGCAGTAGCAGGCAGCGAATGCTCTCGATTTTCGGAGCATATCTCGCAGTTTCGTCTCTAAGCACTTTTTCCGCACTCGATGATGAACGGATTCATTCAATCCTCACGATTGCTCACATGTCTCTTGGAACACTGTAGAGCTGCACTGAAATTTAATCTCCGAGGACTGATATGCGTTTGTTTTACTCGGAATCCCAACGGAATATACATACCTATGCGAGTACgtcgtaaacaaataatacagGCCGGATTTCCAAGCACCAATGACAATGACCCAAAGACTGCGCGGGCGGCCGCGGctaatgagtaatgtgcgcgCGCAGCTCGATATTTGGGCTTTTCGGAATCGATGCGCTTTTTTTCAGACCGACTGAAAATTGACGAGACGTTTCTGAGCCCGTATGATCGATGGCTAATGATTGCtgtattaatttaattacgtTCGATAGTATACTCGATAACTCCGTAACTTATCGCCTTTTTTATGAGAAGCGGACCTGCGGCTACGTCGGCACCTGCGCATAATTCGACCAGTCGCATAACTGCATATCTGTTTGTCCGCGATATGccaataaataatgtatttttatcaGGACGGGTAAAACGTTGCGTGCAAAAATGATAAACGCAAAACTAATGCGTCGAAGAATTGCATGTGATAACTTTGTATTTGATTATCATAAGGAGATCGATACAAGCAAACGCTGAACAATCGAAGGTggttttgataaattattacatgCGCATTTTCGCAAGTCAGTTTTGTCGGCTGCACCGCGCATGCGATAACAGATCACGTGTGCACCTCCCACCATTAGCACGACTCAACCTGACTTGACGTTCTAACCTTGTGCATTTCAAACTTCGATGCAGCCGTAATCATTGTTTACTTTCAgcgaaaatgttaaatgaaaaACTGATTGAGTTGATTTAATTGTCGTCATTTTAGTATAGATAAGTACTCGCTAAGATGGAGGAATTAACGATCGAGCAAGTGTTTTTAATTCTAAAACCAGAATGCGAGTCGTTTATGAGTGAGCCAAGTGCGAAAAAGGCTATGAAAATTGCAGCCATGGTGAACAGAACTTCAAAAGTATTTCTTAAGAAAATCTATGAAAACATACTGTTCCCGATCACTCATCACTTGAAAAACAATACTCTTAGGTAATTCATATGATTTTTGGAGTTAAAAATTCTTCGTTCTTTTTATTCGTTCCTATTTTTTACAGTAAAGATGACAATTTAGAATTGGTGAAAACTATTCGAGCTGTACTTTGCAATATAAGAGTAGAAAATTTACTTGTGTTTGTTCAGATTTACAATTGCTTACGCTGTCAAATATGTCAAGAGAAAAGCACAATGGAATGTAAGTCAGTCTAAAGATTTTATGACATTCTTCATTGAGGAATTGGAGtacttttaatatttatatacattacTTGCAGTGATAGAAGCGCATGAAGAGCTGAAAGAAGCTGTAGTTTTGTGTTTGAAAGATCTTGTTGAGAGCTGTTCTTTACATGTAATTGAATCTTTTTATACACGACAGCATGCTGCATTACTGAGCCACGGCATTTATCTATGTGTGAGACTAGCGAGGCTAGAAAAATCTAACTCTTTACGGTAgggttataaattttttttcaataataataaggtATTCGAATACTCAGGATGGTCaaaactaaaatttctttatatttttctttttcacagATTAGCTGCTGTAGAAGCTGTCATGGCATTAGTTCAAGTTCATGATAAAGCTGATTCTCAGGATATTGTTTTACGTAGTCAAATAGCTGATGTTGTCATGTTATATCTACCTGGAGTGTCAAGTGGATTATTGGAAGTTGCTCTTAGGAGTGACATTCAAAATCACAAAGTAACAATGGTAATTTAGGCTATTGTACCTGATATTTGTagtatgtaaaataaaaaaaattaatacgaAATTTTTGTACTCTAGGTGGCAATTCAGGCATGGAGCAGAGCAATGGCTCTGGTAATGCAGGATATGCCACACGAAGAAGATTGCGATTTGACAGCCCCTGCAATAACATTGGAAAGTATAATGAAAGAAAAAGATCTCAATGATagtgaaaaaatgaaacgTGCCTTAGAAACTACCAAAAGAACTCCTCAGTGGTATTCTGCAGTGTctgaaaagtttaaaattctGTTTAAAGAATTGGATGTTTTATCTGAACATTCTCATTTTAAAGTTAGAAAGGAGCTGGCTGTAGCTGTTAGTCTTTTACTCTTAAATTGTTCAAGGtacatttttgtattatttgcaataaaaaaaagtcatgTCTTACATGAAATTTTGTATCTTTTAGAAACATGAAACCTTGTTTTCAAACTCTATTGGAAGTATTAATAACGTTGTCGGAAGATGAAAATCAAGAAGTTTCTAAAACGGCAAATGATGCACTTCAAAAAGTGCAAGAAAAGTGCCTTCAAGATAAAAATATGAAGACTGCAGTCGAAACGCTTGAAGAGAATCTATATGAACTCTTAACGAAATTACCACGCATCATAAGAACGTCTggtaaattgatttttgaataattatctTTTAAGTTATTTACTCTATTTATATTGTAAGAATAAATTCACAGGTGAATCCGTGCAAATAATGTGGCTAAATCGTTTAGCTGGATATTTAAAAGTACTTGGCAAGCAAAGATTATCTAGGATTTTGCTCTCCACAGCTCATTTACGAAAATTGTTGGTTACTCTTGTCTATATAGCTGAACTTGATTCTAGCAATGTTTCATTGTTGGAAGATATCACAACTACaagtaaaactttttaaaataaaatctgcatgtattaaacaaatattaaatacatgATTCTTATTTTTAGACTTTGAAGACTCCATGTACCAAGGAGTTTCTCATTCATGGAAACAGTTTAAGTTTTTATTTGATGTTGCCACCAgtgaaaaattatatagtatatttaggATACTTGGAGAATTCGGAGATCATAAAACATTAGTGGacagtattttgaaaatgtcatTAGATGTgcctaaatttaaaaaagaactAACTTTGATTCTAAATACAATATTAGAAGGTAACAATTTAATTACGCAAATTTAAATAAGATAGTATTGTACTTAACTTAATTCAAATTTTGAGACAGTTCCTAGAGATACAACAGTTGAAATGCCAATGTACAAAAAAGTCGTTGAACATTATATAAATCCTGATTATTGGAATCTTCCAGTGAAAGTATCTGATGAAATTACACTTCAAACTGCACAAAGTAATATTGTGGAATGTTGTTTAATTTTAGAAGGTTTGGGAATAATAGCTAAAGTTCTAAAAGAGGACTACCAATGTTTTCTTCTAAAAACATTGTATTTAGTAATTGAAAGAGCAGGTAATTATGATGGATAAACTTGTTAAAATTAGTGACGCAATTGCTAccaaaacttttttcatttttaggaAGTGAACACAGTTTGATACGTTTGCTTGGACTCCAAACACTTGAAATCATTGCAAAATCTCAAAATTTAGAAACAATCGGAGATCTATTTCGAGTAAATTTTGATTACATTTCCTACCATGTAACGGTAAAACTTCGTAGGGTAGAAAGAAATCCCGGGGTTTTAGATGTTGTAGGAGTTGTAACTAATTATAGTACAATGGATTTCCTTCCACATTTGAAGGATATTGTGGATGACCTGCTCCTCCAATCCGGTTCCAATACTCAAAAACGAAATGTTAGCTCATTTTTAAAAGTATTCTATGCATTTGTAATATGCGTCAAAAGACTGACGCTGAATAAAGATTCAAAAGAGAATGACAAGTTCTTTGATGATTTGAGATCTTTGAGGTCAGCTGAAATAGTTATAAATTCCTTCTTAGAATATTATAATgctaaaaaagattcattGATGATCAATGTTAATGACAAGATGGAAGTAGATGAAGTTGCAAATCTTGAAAATAACTATGATAATGTCTGTGACTTTAAAGAGGGtttgtatattatttattatttattttaaattattagatTAGAAGCGAATAAATGTGTACATTTTACAGATGAAAATGAAGTAAAAGCACCTTACTTTGTCAATATGGTTAAAGATATCATGAAGAGGTGCTTGCATTTTCTACCATCACAAGAGTTCACAGAATCGTCCTTATCAATGTCAATATTGAAAGAAGGCGCTATAATTTTGAAGGATTGGGAAAATGAGTTATTGCCAATAGTGCATGAACTTTGGCATCCATTGGTTGACAGATTCCAAAATCCAAATCCACTCGTGATAAATTTAGCATGGCAATTACTGTGCTGTCTCGCTCAAGTTTCTCAAGATTTTATTCGATCTAGAACTTTGAAGTACTAaacttataaattaatattaacaataacaatttggaaataagtattattaaaattttaaatattcttttagaCAAATATTTCCGccactttcaaaatttttgaagaATTCCTCTAAAGAAAGTTATAAAAAAGATTCAGGAAGTACTTACAAGTTTACAcagatatttaaattacagaaAGAAATACTAAGTAAACTAGGAGGTCTCataaagtatttaaaattgcttgaaaAAGATACATGGGATATTTTAGATATAGCTGAGCCTTATCTTGATAGTTTACAACATACAGAACTTCAGGTACCtatgaaataaagaaaaaatgaattttgctaagttattttgaatattgaaaaattccgTTGATATTATTTCAATATATCCGCAGGAATATTGTGTAAATATGTATAAAGAAATTGCTGAATATAATGCTGATATCGTATGGATCAAATGCGTGGATATATGGCATCGGCAAGTTGAAACTGTGACACCACAAGATGATCTTAACACTTGGTACTCTAATATAAAAGATTGCAATGCGCAATCAACCTttcaacataatgtacaaaatattttagtgTATATTTATGATAAGCAGAAACTGCTgtaatttgtattattattttttatatatcttgTAAATAACTTGTTATATATGttcattgtttttaaaataaagttttcgttacctaattattttaatcatttaaatTGCATAAAAACCAAACAAAACAATCAGAAATTGAGTGTgaaaagtatttattttatttattttattatatattaagtAAAAAGTTGGTGATTTCAATTATTGATTCGCTGAGCTGGATTTCTCTTTAAAGTGAAATAATCGGTGATGAATTACCAAATAGTActtacaattgaaaatgccGAGTGATGTACTAATTCATGTACAAAACCACGTTTATTGTGCTTTTTCTAAGTCATGTACGATTGTACATACATAATACATATAAATGTTTGTATCTATGAATTCTCCTTTGGTTCATTTTGGCCAGTTAACATTATAATGTATATTGCTTTAAATCAAACTTTATCCCAGAAAAAATGTATCGATACctcttataatttttcaatgtcTTTTACACATTTATGCACATTTGGTTTTATAAttcttaaaaattattaacataataaTATAGACTAGTCCAACGATACAAAAGATCTTACAATATTAAAAGTTTGTCTGTACATTTAATATATCTTCTAATGAAGTTCGGTCTTCAACCATAGTTACTTTATTACACATGAATATATTCCAACTTGCATCTTAATGTTCAAGGTATGGAatacttttaaataattgtttgcaATGACGCTAACAttaattctttgaaaaatgttccCCCTTTTTAAATAGTACACGTTAGATGTTGCAAGTTCTTGGCAGTTGAAACTGAAAGCTTCTTTCTGATGTTATAAAAAGCCTTAATACTTGAATGCAGATATTGAGGAATCTTTAAATGCACTTGTGAAATAAGATAACTATTTACTAGTTGTAAACAATATTGATTAACCATTAAACGCTCAATACGTATTTGCTTTTCAACAGTCTTTTTAACTCGTTACAGTTATCACTCAAAAACTGTCGTTTACAAATGAGACACCAATCAATAATTTAGCCAAGTCCAAATTTcacatttaaataaatctataaacatgcgtatatgtatttttttcaaacatgtTTCTAAAAATCATTCAACTATTGGTTTTCAAAtcctaaaaattcaaatagacaaatatttcaatatatttatcaaatgaATTTTTATGTTTATCCTCTTTTAATTCACATTAGATCCCTGAATCATTAGTATCACAACTATCATATACCTACAAGGATCATTGAATTGAGCGCAGGTTTAGGTGTTTGTAAGCGTAACTGTGTACGTGTGAATGTGTAATTCGTATCGTTAATGGCCATatcttaaattattttgttggAACGCATCTTATTCATATCTGACATCCACATATTAATGCGAATGAAAGCAGATTGAAGATGTCAGACGatcgaaaatattaaattatccAGGACATCATTTCCATGCTTGCTTTTGTACCTTTTGTGAAGCTAATTTCTTCGTTACATACGAAGAGATTAACAAAGCCGAAAGTACTATgacaattaaataataatcaaaatcttCTTTCAGTACATCAAACGTTTTTGATGGCGCTACCCTTGTGTAAAATAGATCTACAAAATAAACATTAATTAGAACGGTGCACATCTATTTatatgatttattaaattgaTTGTTGTCAGTTTAAACTTACCAAGACCATGAACAAAAACTAGACATGTGCTCTCAAGGCCACTAGGACTTGTGTGTATTCCAGAAACCCTATAAACACTCTGGTTGTAGTTTATTATACCATCCATATGAATGGGTATTTCTGGCATATAAGGAATGACTCCCTCCTCTCTCATCTCTGGATTGACGGGTCTTCTTGGATCGACCAGCATCCAAGGCAACTCCAAAACTCCTCCATTAGCTAATGCGACTAAATCGAGacatatttgtttttaaatagaaTTTATTAAGCAAACAATTAAGATTGTATCTTGAAAAATGCATACCTAAAATATGTTTGCTAGTAATGCCTTTCTCGGTGATTGTCTCTTGCATAGATTCTACTGAAGCAGGGAAAATGAAGGCCTGCCTCTCAACAATTGGTAACTTAGTTGTTGCCAACGACGAAAAAACTATAAAACGATAAAAGCAAATTGTTAGTACGTAattattttgccatattttattgaatttgaGTTAAAAAAATCTCATCCTACCTGTGGTATTGCTCTGAGTTTTTCCCTCGTAAAGTTCAAGAGTGGCTATCTCAGTCCTGCGACTCTTTTCGTTAAAGTAACTATACACTAGCCAGTTTTCGGAATGAACAACATGCACGGGACCTTTGGTGCGTTTGTGGACAATCGAGAACACCATCGAACCCGACACAACGTCCAGCAAATATAAATTAAGGGTATCTGCGAATTCAAGATTTAATTTGTGATACAAGTATCTTCATGATCGAACTATACAATGAGAGAAACTGTATCTTACTTTTGTGAGCACCGCTGGTGCCTTGCGTGACAACAGCTACCAGGTTCGGGTTGATGTACTTGTAGAGCACCGACCTATCACCCAGCACTCGACCCTGCGAATGCACGCGCTCGATGGGATCCTTCGAGACTACATGTGTTATGCGTTGGTTCTTCGGAGAGAACACTAGTTCCCACACCTTATGAGCGACAAGATTCTGCGGTGTGCTATACGAAAGGGAATAGCCAGACAACACTCCGGTCGTCTTATCGACAGTGAAGATGAAGGTGTTGGGTCCGGCAGAAGTGGCGATAGCGCTAGCGTTCTCTGGGAACACGTGTACACGCTCCTTGTCGTCGAGCAAAACGATGCTGCGCAAGAAGTTGTCGGTCGTCGCGTGAAGTAACAAGGATTGTTTTACCTTGTAGTTAAGCTTCTTCAGACCACCAAGCAATTCACCGTTTATTGGATTAAAGGTGAAAATGATGCCGTTGCCTGTATCCTGCAAGTAGTCACGGATCGGCTATAGCTAGACGACATGTTAAACTGCGATTTTTAGATATATGCATAGTATTAGAATTCGTGCAAACCTTATCAGCGGCGAGAAGTGAGCACTGAGGTGGATGTGGGTAGTGCCGACTACCGCGTTGCACGTAGAGGACCATGTTATTGCTTTCCTGAGAGAAGCCCCGAATGTTGGGTACTCGCAGCTGCCAGATTATCTCGCCTTTCTTTGACTCGATACCAAATATTTTTCCAGCCGAAGTAACAGCCACGATCATTTTGTGCAAGCCGAACTTGTCGCGCACTAAATCGGCTCGTTCGCTGGACTGCTGCGGCTCCAGCCCCAGTAGAGATTGGATGAAAGTGCTTGCCTGGTTGGCCTGGGAAGTCAGACGACGCACCAACATACCGATAACGTCCCCTAATATATAAATACGGTTATTAACATTTGCCGAAGTTATTCATTATAAAGACTCCAATCTATACATGGTTCAAAGAAAAACATGggtgaaaaaaatcaattcatATTCTAATACAGGTAATGTAAAAGTGCACATAAACGACAATGTTTATGTTGATACATTTTCGTTACAAGAATTTTAGGATCTTGCAAGTTGTGTTGATTACAAAATGTAGTTCTTGATATGAATTAGTAATCATTACGTAAGTATTTGAATTGTTTGCGTGCACttctaaaacttaaattacAGGTCGTTGACAAAAAACAGAAACTCTGTCGACCAAAAGCACACGTTTCCTAAAAGTCACTGAGCTGATAAAAAAGTAATCACAATTCCTACGAAAAACTCATGCTGAAAATCGAAAGAATCAAGCAGAAAACCAACTCGCTATTATGAGTCGTGAGATTTCATGCAAACTATACAGGGAAACTTAAAGAAAGCTCGTTTtcgacgaaataaaaaaaa
Coding sequences within it:
- the LOC100121236 gene encoding TELO2-interacting protein 1 homolog, with the protein product MEELTIEQVFLILKPECESFMSEPSAKKAMKIAAMVNRTSKVFLKKIYENILFPITHHLKNNTLSKDDNLELVKTIRAVLCNIRVENLLVFVQIYNCLRCQICQEKSTMELIEAHEELKEAVVLCLKDLVESCSLHVIESFYTRQHAALLSHGIYLCVRLARLEKSNSLRLAAVEAVMALVQVHDKADSQDIVLRSQIADVVMLYLPGVSSGLLEVALRSDIQNHKVTMVAIQAWSRAMALVMQDMPHEEDCDLTAPAITLESIMKEKDLNDSEKMKRALETTKRTPQWYSAVSEKFKILFKELDVLSEHSHFKVRKELAVAVSLLLLNCSRNMKPCFQTLLEVLITLSEDENQEVSKTANDALQKVQEKCLQDKNMKTAVETLEENLYELLTKLPRIIRTSGESVQIMWLNRLAGYLKVLGKQRLSRILLSTAHLRKLLVTLVYIAELDSSNVSLLEDITTTNFEDSMYQGVSHSWKQFKFLFDVATSEKLYSIFRILGEFGDHKTLVDSILKMSLDVPKFKKELTLILNTILEVPRDTTVEMPMYKKVVEHYINPDYWNLPVKVSDEITLQTAQSNIVECCLILEGLGIIAKVLKEDYQCFLLKTLYLVIERAGSEHSLIRLLGLQTLEIIAKSQNLETIGDLFRVNFDYISYHVTVKLRRVERNPGVLDVVGVVTNYSTMDFLPHLKDIVDDLLLQSGSNTQKRNVSSFLKVFYAFVICVKRLTLNKDSKENDKFFDDLRSLRSAEIVINSFLEYYNAKKDSLMINVNDKMEVDEVANLENNYDNVCDFKEDENEVKAPYFVNMVKDIMKRCLHFLPSQEFTESSLSMSILKEGAIILKDWENELLPIVHELWHPLVDRFQNPNPLVINLAWQLLCCLAQVSQDFIRSRTLKQIFPPLSKFLKNSSKESYKKDSGSTYKFTQIFKLQKEILSKLGGLIKYLKLLEKDTWDILDIAEPYLDSLQHTELQEYCVNMYKEIAEYNADIVWIKCVDIWHRQVETVTPQDDLNTWYSNIKDCNAQSTFQHNVQNILVYIYDKQKLL